A part of Diachasmimorpha longicaudata isolate KC_UGA_2023 chromosome 11, iyDiaLong2, whole genome shotgun sequence genomic DNA contains:
- the LOC135167434 gene encoding uncharacterized protein LOC135167434 yields the protein MRHALLGLLFITMICGSKAEASYVCLEDNPDLQPCNFERIERTPSKGDLEKKTRISNGAVMESLYQAPDGTVVIYKLEGCIPRRLPFTLPICKTGDTVGHVVEVRRLFPFVISGDPPTAPLIFPEVEAAQLYKSTGVLQEKMYNPVISRQDLNLEKETATKVSRRKKKLNLENLKKIRKHEKALGGEMMENRDISSVLPAVFKSKHYRRRNDIDTTEGFKKSARTGRQFFDSSVPEYEFPYDRAVPHDLVHVRRFLHLPKDSLGSDEYTRHGGEFPYSQSIPFDPEKHKNLLHVSEEKRHRPEEEPKYFPYDEALPYEPLKLEQLLMWVKNRNELTESKLWKREVINEGDEFPYNKAIPYNHWKVSEFRRRLEARSPGHVKE from the exons GATCGAGAGGACCCCTAGCAAGGGcgatttggagaaaaaaacaagGATTAGTAATGGTGCTGTGATGGAAAGTCTGTACCAAGCTCCTGATGGAACAGTTGTCATTTACAAACTCGAGGGCTGTATTCCCAGGAG ATTGCCATTCACATTGCCAATATGCAAGACTGGAGACACCGTTGGTCATGTTGTGGAGGTCAGAAGGCTTTTTCCATTCGTCATCTCCGGTGATCCGCCTACCGCGCCCCTCATCTTTCCGGAAGTCGAAGCCGCACAGCTGTACAAATCCACGGGGGTGCTCCAGGAGAAGATGTATAATCCTGTGATT AGCCGACAAGACTTGAATCTTGAGAAGGAAACGGCGACGAAGGTTTCCCGGAGGaagaagaaattgaatttggaaaatttgaagaaaattcgcaAGCACGAGAAAGCATTGGGCGGTGAGATGATGGAAAATAGGGACATTTCATCGGTATTACCTGCTGTATTCAAGTCAAAACACTATAGGAGAAGAAACGACATCGACACCACTGAGGGATTCAAGAAATCTGCAAGAACAGGTCGACAATTTTTTGACAGCTCCGTTCCAGAATATGAATTCCCTTACGATCGAGCGGTTCCTCACGATCTAGTGCACGTCAGAAGATTCCTTCATCTACCAAAAGACTCACTGGGCAGCGATGAGTACACAAGACATGGGGGTGAATTCCCTTATTCACAGTCGATTCCCTTCGACCCCGAGAAGCACAAAAATCTTCTTCATGTATCGGAGGAGAAGCGCCATCGTCCAGAAGAAGAACCAAAATACTTTCCGTACGATGAGGCACTTCCTTATGAGCCCCTGAAGTTGGAGCAGTTGCTTATGTGGGTCAAGAATCGCAATGAGTTGACAGAATCGAAGCTGTGGAAGAGGGAAGTAATAAACGAGGGTGATGAATTTCCTTATAACAAAGCAATACCTTACAATCACTGGAAAGTATCGGAATTCAGGAGGCGGCTTGAGGCACGATCACCGGGTCACGTTAaggaataa
- the LOC135167429 gene encoding uncharacterized protein LOC135167429 isoform X1, whose product MKFYAPFFCVLVSTCALHVTTDIPISGTNNPEQQNDNLDNVMWRQSVCVIYGENVVASMINQTSKLNDEENRSQDTENHQSPVQLITPMVFESLSLWGHSWPYPSAEGNLIIHTLSLEDRVNLFQRKSNALFVGKREGQNLVITPANPESKGVEKHLTKIVDSPVVATLFTNIRYLGDEYPICKNYQEVTTGAAQGNITLYKVNSTELPLVSTTDSGEQSSSVRTLKKRESDPYEYSVKSQRRMKLYSYPYWPTLNAMKSIESMKNFGGDSASATSARGPYGRNFPFTSGLFKKFFPNSSPQLVKLDYQGPVIFKLGVTDNGPELTQGPPEENQMSPVFDYFFKRGETTKQDDTQNVISPVSVVQTLTVEPSSLVSDYTKPEAPISHATVPISPKIQPVEANTEKSETTPNEATEVPDLPSTTAAATTEVLSTIVTEVPEISSTEAIQTTEDALTEATETPEAQTTEVTQQPDVTSTETTETSEVPLTEATQLAEDITTEAAESTTTETTEGPSTETTQIPEDTLTVATETSDSQSTEATESSEGRTTEVTQLPEEISTETTEISEDQSTEATEILEGRRMRRSIEFTTLEEESVTEGSGVTEESTTEGSGGTEIPEESATEGSGFTEIPEESTTEGSGDAEISDNSVTEATEVPENPSTESTEIFENLSTTDSTEPSTTEGTDVTEPNEQLTTESQPEISVTEDVLFTDLPDQNSFPIPEETEKEMFYPLSTNETNNSQLDVNSKNNAEVDSNMEVPQSELLHSLTDIDPRQASQAIAIADAINAYESEGSPNVAERLHVILEATEDITGNVETPDETPLDGDENTEDDA is encoded by the exons ATGAAATTTTACGCTCCTTTTTTCTGTGTTCTGGTGAGCACTTGTGCTCTCCATGTGACGACCGATATTCCGATAAGTGGAACGAATAATCCTGAACaacaaaatgataatttgGATAATGTTATGTGGCGTCAGTCAGTGTGTGTTATTTATGGTGAAAATGTTGTCGCTTCGATGATTAATCAGACATCAAAATTGAATGACGAAGAGAACAGATCTCAGGACACGGAAAATCATCAATCACCTGTGCAGTTGATAACTCCAATGGTCTTCGAGAGTCTCAGCTTGTGGGGACACAGTTGGCCGTATCCTAGCGCTGAAGGGAATCTGATAATTCACACCCTGTCGTTGGAAGACAGAGTAAATCTTTTTCAGCGGAAGAGCAATGCTTTATTTGTGGGCAAAAGGGAGGGACAGAATCTCGTGATAACTCCAGCAAATCCTGAGTCCAAAGGGGTTGAAAAACATCTAACGAAGATTGTGGATTCCCCGGTGGTTGCTACCCTGTTCACGAATATCCGTTATCTGGGGGATGAGTATCCGATTTGCAAAAATTATCAGGAAGTAACAACCGGCGCAGCCCAAGGTAACATCACTTTATACAAAGTCAATTCAACCGAACTGCCCCTTGTGTCTACGACCGACTCCGGAGAACAGTCATCTTCTGTGAGGACACTCAAGAAAAGGGAGTCTGACCCTTACGAGTATTCGGTGAAATCTCAGAGGAGAATGAAGCTGTACAGCTATCCCTATTGGCCCACCCTGAATGCTATGAAATCAATTGAaagcatgaaaaattttggggGCGACAGCGCATCGGCCACATCTGCACGAGGACCGTACGGAAggaattttccattcacaTCTGGGCTTTTCAAAAAGTTTTTCCCAAATTCCTCGCCACAGCTGGTAAAGCTAGATTACCAGGGTCCTGTTATCTTCAAACTGGGAGTCACCGACAACGGGCCCGAACTAACGCAGGGACCCCCTGAGGAGAACCAGATGTCCCCGGTGTTCGATTACTTCTTCAAGCGAGGAGAGACAACGAAACAAGATGATACCCAGAAC GTCATTAGTCCAGTCTCAGTCGTCCAAACATTAACAGTCGAACCGTCCAGTCTAGTGAGTGACTATACAAAACCAGAAGCACCAATTTCTCATGCAACAGTCCCAATTTCTCCGAAGATCCAGCCAGTTGAAGCTAATACCGAGAAATCCGAGACTACCCCGAATGAAGCTACTGAAGTACCAGATCTTCCTTCCACAACAGCTGCTGCAACAACAGAAGTTCTGTCAACAATTGTGACCGAAGTACCAGAAATTTCATCCACTGAAGCTATCCAGACAACAGAAGATGCATTAACTGAGGCCACTGAAACACCAGAAGCTCAAACAACGGAAGTGACACAACAGCCAGACGTTACATCAACTGAAACTACTGAAACATCTGAAGTTCCATTGACTGAAGCAACCCAACTGGCCGAAGACATAACAACTGAAGCTGCCGAAAGCACAACAACAGAAACAACAGAAGGCCCATCAACTGAAACAACTCAAATACCAGAAGATACATTAACTGTGGCTACCGAAACATCAGACAGTCAATCAACTGAAGCTACTGAATCATCAGAAGGTCGAACAACTGAAGTGACTCAACTACCAGAAGAAATCTCAACTGAAACTACCGAAATATCAGAAGATCAATCAACGGAAGCTACGGAAATTTTAGAAGGGAGGCGTATGAGGAGATCAATCGAATTTACAACCTTAGAAGAAGAATCAGTCACTGAAGGTTCTGGAGTTACAGAAGAATCAACAACTGAAGGATCTGGAGGTACAGAAATCCCTGAAGAATCCGCAAcagaagggtctggatttACAGAAATCCCAGAAGAATCAACAACTGAAGGATCTGGAGATGCAGAAATATCCGACAACTCAGTAACTGAAGCCACCGAAGTACCAGAAAATCCGTCAACTGAAAGTActgaaatattcgaaaatttgtCCACCACTGACTCGACAGAACCATCAACTACAGAAGGGACTGATGTGACCGAACCTAACGAACAACTCACAACTGAGAGCCAGCCCGAAATCAGCGTCACCGAGGACGTGCTTTTCACCGACCTCCCAGACCAAAATAGTTTCCCAATTCCTGAAGAAACGGAAAAAGAAATGTTCTACCCCCTATCAACGAATGAGACCAACAATTCTCAGTTAGACGTCAATTCTAAAAATAATGCTGAAGTTGATTCAAATATGGAGGTGCCACAATCAGAATTATTACACTCACTGACAGACATAGACCCACGACAGGCATCCCAAGCTATCGCTATCGCTGATGCCATCAATGCTTATGAATCCGAGGGTTCTCCAAACGTAGCAGAGAGGCTGCACGTCATCCTGGAAGCAACTGAGGACATCACAGGTAACGTGGAAACACCTGACGAAACTCCACTCGATGGAGACGAGAACACAGAAGATGACGCctag
- the LOC135167429 gene encoding uncharacterized protein LOC135167429 isoform X2 encodes MKFYAPFFCVLVSTCALHVTTDIPISGTNNPEQQNDNLDNVMWRQSVCVIYGENVVASMINQTSKLNDEENRSQDTENHQSPVQLITPMVFESLSLWGHSWPYPSAEGNLIIHTLSLEDRVNLFQRKSNALFVGKREGQNLVITPANPESKGVEKHLTKIVDSPVVATLFTNIRYLGDEYPICKNYQEVTTGAAQGNITLYKVNSTELPLVSTTDSGEQSSSVRTLKKRESDPYEYSVKSQRRMKLYSYPYWPTLNAMKSIESMKNFGGDSASATSARGPYGRNFPFTSGLFKKFFPNSSPQLVKLDYQGPVIFKLGVTDNGPELTQGPPEENQMSPVFDYFFKRGETTKQDDTQNVISPVSVVQTLTVEPSSLVSDYTKPEAPISHATVPISPKIQPVEANTEKSETTPNEATEVPDLPSTTAAATTEVLSTIVTEVPEISSTEAIQTTEDALTEATETPEAQTTEVTQQPDVTSTETTETSEVPLTEATQLAEDITTEAAESTTTETTEGPSTETTQIPEDTLTVATETSDSQSTEATESSEGRTTEVTQLPEEISTETTEISEDQSTEATEILEGRRMRRSIEFTTLEEESVTEGSGVTEESTTEGSGVTEATEVPENPSTESTEIFENLSTTDSTEPSTTEGTDVTEPNEQLTTESQPEISVTEDVLFTDLPDQNSFPIPEETEKEMFYPLSTNETNNSQLDVNSKNNAEVDSNMEVPQSELLHSLTDIDPRQASQAIAIADAINAYESEGSPNVAERLHVILEATEDITGNVETPDETPLDGDENTEDDA; translated from the exons ATGAAATTTTACGCTCCTTTTTTCTGTGTTCTGGTGAGCACTTGTGCTCTCCATGTGACGACCGATATTCCGATAAGTGGAACGAATAATCCTGAACaacaaaatgataatttgGATAATGTTATGTGGCGTCAGTCAGTGTGTGTTATTTATGGTGAAAATGTTGTCGCTTCGATGATTAATCAGACATCAAAATTGAATGACGAAGAGAACAGATCTCAGGACACGGAAAATCATCAATCACCTGTGCAGTTGATAACTCCAATGGTCTTCGAGAGTCTCAGCTTGTGGGGACACAGTTGGCCGTATCCTAGCGCTGAAGGGAATCTGATAATTCACACCCTGTCGTTGGAAGACAGAGTAAATCTTTTTCAGCGGAAGAGCAATGCTTTATTTGTGGGCAAAAGGGAGGGACAGAATCTCGTGATAACTCCAGCAAATCCTGAGTCCAAAGGGGTTGAAAAACATCTAACGAAGATTGTGGATTCCCCGGTGGTTGCTACCCTGTTCACGAATATCCGTTATCTGGGGGATGAGTATCCGATTTGCAAAAATTATCAGGAAGTAACAACCGGCGCAGCCCAAGGTAACATCACTTTATACAAAGTCAATTCAACCGAACTGCCCCTTGTGTCTACGACCGACTCCGGAGAACAGTCATCTTCTGTGAGGACACTCAAGAAAAGGGAGTCTGACCCTTACGAGTATTCGGTGAAATCTCAGAGGAGAATGAAGCTGTACAGCTATCCCTATTGGCCCACCCTGAATGCTATGAAATCAATTGAaagcatgaaaaattttggggGCGACAGCGCATCGGCCACATCTGCACGAGGACCGTACGGAAggaattttccattcacaTCTGGGCTTTTCAAAAAGTTTTTCCCAAATTCCTCGCCACAGCTGGTAAAGCTAGATTACCAGGGTCCTGTTATCTTCAAACTGGGAGTCACCGACAACGGGCCCGAACTAACGCAGGGACCCCCTGAGGAGAACCAGATGTCCCCGGTGTTCGATTACTTCTTCAAGCGAGGAGAGACAACGAAACAAGATGATACCCAGAAC GTCATTAGTCCAGTCTCAGTCGTCCAAACATTAACAGTCGAACCGTCCAGTCTAGTGAGTGACTATACAAAACCAGAAGCACCAATTTCTCATGCAACAGTCCCAATTTCTCCGAAGATCCAGCCAGTTGAAGCTAATACCGAGAAATCCGAGACTACCCCGAATGAAGCTACTGAAGTACCAGATCTTCCTTCCACAACAGCTGCTGCAACAACAGAAGTTCTGTCAACAATTGTGACCGAAGTACCAGAAATTTCATCCACTGAAGCTATCCAGACAACAGAAGATGCATTAACTGAGGCCACTGAAACACCAGAAGCTCAAACAACGGAAGTGACACAACAGCCAGACGTTACATCAACTGAAACTACTGAAACATCTGAAGTTCCATTGACTGAAGCAACCCAACTGGCCGAAGACATAACAACTGAAGCTGCCGAAAGCACAACAACAGAAACAACAGAAGGCCCATCAACTGAAACAACTCAAATACCAGAAGATACATTAACTGTGGCTACCGAAACATCAGACAGTCAATCAACTGAAGCTACTGAATCATCAGAAGGTCGAACAACTGAAGTGACTCAACTACCAGAAGAAATCTCAACTGAAACTACCGAAATATCAGAAGATCAATCAACGGAAGCTACGGAAATTTTAGAAGGGAGGCGTATGAGGAGATCAATCGAATTTACAACCTTAGAAGAAGAATCAGTCACTGAAGGTTCTGGAGTTACAGAAGAATCAACAACTGAAGGATCTGGAG TAACTGAAGCCACCGAAGTACCAGAAAATCCGTCAACTGAAAGTActgaaatattcgaaaatttgtCCACCACTGACTCGACAGAACCATCAACTACAGAAGGGACTGATGTGACCGAACCTAACGAACAACTCACAACTGAGAGCCAGCCCGAAATCAGCGTCACCGAGGACGTGCTTTTCACCGACCTCCCAGACCAAAATAGTTTCCCAATTCCTGAAGAAACGGAAAAAGAAATGTTCTACCCCCTATCAACGAATGAGACCAACAATTCTCAGTTAGACGTCAATTCTAAAAATAATGCTGAAGTTGATTCAAATATGGAGGTGCCACAATCAGAATTATTACACTCACTGACAGACATAGACCCACGACAGGCATCCCAAGCTATCGCTATCGCTGATGCCATCAATGCTTATGAATCCGAGGGTTCTCCAAACGTAGCAGAGAGGCTGCACGTCATCCTGGAAGCAACTGAGGACATCACAGGTAACGTGGAAACACCTGACGAAACTCCACTCGATGGAGACGAGAACACAGAAGATGACGCctag